One part of the Nymphaea colorata isolate Beijing-Zhang1983 chromosome 8, ASM883128v2, whole genome shotgun sequence genome encodes these proteins:
- the LOC116258927 gene encoding uncharacterized protein LOC116258927, with translation MNALRASLSILHRPVKFPALHFPGLLHFSFVSSSAPVENQQSDRPFVLDYLTRTCGLSDEQAVASLRYLSHLRTSHKPDSVIRFLLRLGFSRLHIRDAVRGNPRLLVADVEKTLRPKLELFESLGICGLRLGKFISKNPTVLTASLLRRLVPAVGFLKSVLHKDEDVIKAVLRCKCILTKDIGDGLGPNIAVLKEFGVPNSQIAMLLTRDPLLLACKHAYFRTFVQKVEKMGVSSDSGLFVYAIYTVRSMSSATLDRKIELLKGLGFSAEDVLSMFRRVPSVFRTSEKKLKEGIEFFMKKLGCDVSVLVADPRCLMHSVDGRLVPRYRVVEMLRSKMLTRKERNCLWVFRMSETEFLKKYIFAHDKHAQELLELYYGCRL, from the coding sequence ATGAACGCATTGCGTGCATCACTCTCCATCCTCCATCGCCCGGTGAAATTTCCCGCCCTTCATTTCCCTGGCCTCCTCCATTTTTCTTTCGTCTCCTCCTCTGCACCAGTCGAAAATCAGCAAAGCGACCGCCCCTTCGTCCTCGACTACCTCACTCGCACCTGCGGCCTTTCCGACGAACAGGCGGTCGCCTCCCTCAGGTACCTCTCCCACCTCCGCACCTCCCATAAGCCCGACTCCGTCATCCGCTTCCTCCTCCGCCTCGGCTTTTCCCGACTCCACATCCGCGACGCCGTCAGGGGCAACCCTCGCCTCCTCGTTGCCGACGTTGAGAAGACTCTCCGGCCCAAACTAGAGCTGTTCGAGAGCTTGGGCATCTGTGGACTGAGGCTTGGGAAGTTCATCTCCAAGAACCCCACGGTCCTCACTGCTAGTCTTCTTAGGAGACTCGTTCCGGCCGTCGGCTTCCTCAAAAGCGTCCTTCACAAAGATGAAGACGTTATCAAGGCCGTGCTTCGTTGTAAATGCATTCTCACGAAGGATATCGGAGACGGTTTGGGTCCCAACATTGCCGTTTTGAAGGAATTTGGCGTGCCCAATTCTCAGATTGCCATGCTTTTGACCCGAGATCCTCTGCTTCTCGCCTGCAAGCACGCCTACTTCAGGACGTTCGTCCAGAAGGTAGAGAAGATGGGGGTTTCTAGCGATTCTGGACTTTTCGTTTATGCGATCTACACAGTACGGTCGATGAGCTCCGCGACGCTTGACCGAAAAATAGAGTTGCTGAAGGGGCTTGGCTTTTCGGCGGAGGACGTTCTGTCTATGTTCCGGCGAGTTCCGAGCGTGTTTAGGACATCGGAGAAGAAACTGAAGGAGGGTATCGAGTTCTTCATGAAGAAACTCGGGTGCGATGTTTCTGTGCTGGTCGCGGACCCGCGGTGCTTGATGCACAGCGTGGACGGCAGGCTGGTTCCGAGATACAGAGTGGTGGAGATGCTGAGGTCGAAAATGTTgacaaggaaggaaagaaattgTCTATGGGTTTTCAGGATGAGTGAAACTGAGTTCTTGAAGAAGTATATATTCGCACACGACAAGCATGCTCAGGAATTACTGGAGCTTTACTATGGTTGCAGATTGTGA